From Phocoena sinus isolate mPhoSin1 chromosome 16, mPhoSin1.pri, whole genome shotgun sequence:
TGAGATTTGACATCCCTGGCCTGCATGTCCCAGGCCATTTTGTGCTCAGAGGTTCTAGCCTTATCTTCCTGTCGGCCCTGGCCAGTCACTGGCACCAGGATCAGCTGCTGGGTCCCAAGGGCAGGGCCAGAGTGGAGAAAAACAGCTCTCGCAGAGAGGCTGTCTGAGCCAGCTCTGGGTGCGTCTCCATTGACTGTGATTCTCCGTTTGAGGTTCTTCGAAGGACTACTGTTATATCGCCTCCTAAAATGTCTTCAGGTTCCGTTTTAGACCAAACCGAAGAAGTAGACATGCAACTCTGAACCTCAGGTTCCTGTTCCCttgtgatttctgtgcattaaacaACGTTTTTTTCACAGTCGAGCTAGAAGTCTTATACATCCATAACTCAGACAATGAATAGTGCCAACCACACCCCACCCTTGTTCAAAGAGCATGAAAGTAAGATGGCACTTGTCCCTAGAGTACTACAGTGGCTGCTAAAATCAGCAATGGAAATGCCAGCGCTGGCCCAGAGGAGGTCTCTaaaacatgtaatttttattgtaactattgttttattgttatcATTGCTATTATTAAGGCTAGAGCATATAATGGCAGAGGGTGCTGATGGGATGCCTCAGAGGTACACCCTGATCTAGGGGCAAATGGGGCCCACTGGAAGGGCAAGAATAAACCCAACCTCTAGCCTGCCTCTGAAAATGTTCCCATGGTGGTGGAAGAGTCTTGACTCTGCTGATAGAATAATCCTTTCCCTTTTTGTCTAGCTTCTGCTCTTTCCAACCTGGCTTGAAAGGAAAAGGCTTCACGGAGGACCCGCTCAACCTAAGGTAACAGGTGCAGGGAGGAGGCCAGCCATGCTCTCTGGGCAAGGTGTTGGCCTTGCTTTGACTTTCTTCATTGGCCTGACCCTGCTGCTAAGAAGGCATGCAAAGAGCGTGTCAGTCTGccttctgcttaatttttctctctcccatcctcgTACAACCCTCATCCTACTCCCCTAGTTCCTTCTGCCAATTAAACCTCTACAACAGACTTGAAGTCCCAAGTGCTCTGAGGCTTGTTCAGACCAAAATGGCAGGAAGCCGCCTCTGCCtgtggtgggtgggggcaggttGCCCGTAGAGGGGGCAGCCCAGGCCCAGCCTTGGTGTCAGGCCCTCAGGTTGAGGTGTGCGCAGTCCCAGGTCTGTCCTTGCTATTCGAGGCTCTGAAAACTCagaagctaaataaataaatgtacagtgATGTGCAAAGCATATGCTAATTTATGAGTCTGTGATATGGAGCATCTTTCCCAGGAAACAAGTTGCTTACGGCCCCTTCCtaagtgcccccccccccccccccccgccctttaCAAGTACCCAGTTCTCTGGAAGGCCAGTTCCGGATTGGTAGGTGCTTTTATTTCAGTTAGGAAGGGGAATAGGAAGAGGACAGTGGTTGCTGTTTTTCTCCAGGAGTATGTGGGGCTAGGGCAGGGAGGAGATACGTGCAAAGTATTTATAATGACTATGGAATGGGTGTCATCAGTTTATTTAAAAGGATTTACCCATAGCTTCTTATGTGTAGTGTTCGCTACTTCACAGAAACAAGCAAAATACTGAAAATCTCCCCATTTATTGAGTTTACATTCTTGTGAGAAACACAGAaagcaaaatgaatgaaatataaagCATATTAGATAATGATAACAACCAAAGTCCATCGAGGTAGGGTTTGAAATCTTAGGTTGGTAGGGGAAGACCTCACCCAGAAAGTTAATATTTGAATTAAGACTGGAACAAAGTGGGGAAACAAGTTATTCAGATAACTGAAGAAAGAACATTTCAGGCCAAGGGAAGAGGAGTGCAAGGGCCCCGAGGGGAAGTGTGGTGGGCTTGGCTGGGGCCATAGTGATTGGGTGCAGTGAGTCAGTGGGAGCAGAGATGAGAGAGGGAGCAGGGTTCATGTAAGCCTTGGGGGCTCATGCTAATGGGGTCGCCTTTTACTCTGAATAAATGGGAAACATTGGAGGGATCTTGTGAcctaacttatattttaaaagacttactCTGGCTTCTGTGTTGAGAATAGAACATAGTAGGTCAAAGGCAGAAGCTAGGATACTGGTTAGGAGGTTTTTGCAGTAatgcaggtgagagatgatgcTGGCTTggattgggggtggtggtggcagtaAAGATGGTGTGAAGTGCTCAGATTGTGGACATGTTTGTACATGATTGAAGGTACATCTGGTGGGATTTGTTGACAAATCAAGTGTGGGTGGGGAATGTGTGCGTGAGAGAAAGGACTTAAGGATAAGACCAAGCATTTGGGCTTGAGCAACTGGAAGATGAAATGGGGAAGACCACACGAGGAACTactttggtggcgcagtggatatcAGGGGCTCGATTTTGGACGTGTTGATTTTGAGATGCCTCTCAGATATCCAGGTGGAGATGTCATGTAGGTCATTGGATATATGTTTCAAAAGTCAAGGGAGAGGTGCTCCAGAGAAATACATACCTAAGCTCATGGAAGAAGAGCTTTGACAAAATGAGGAAGCCAAAGAGCTGGTTCTAGGCTCTGAGACCACCCAAGCAGCCAGGGCGTGTGGTGAGGCTGTGCTGCTGTGGTCAGCCATGGACTTTGGGATCAACCTGATTTGggctcatagtaggtgctcaataaatgtaactCCTTTGCTTAGTTTTAGAATCAACTGCTGTGTATTTTGGGCATGTTTATGGAGCAGTTGATTAAATACAGGCGTTTGTGTTCTCAGCTCTTTGAGTTTCTCCCAGCCCTTCTCCTACCAGCCACAGTGTGCCTACGTGAGTTTCAGAGGGGAAGGCAGTAGTGGCTCCCAGCCTTAGAAAGGCTTGGCTGGCCATTGCCCCATGCCTGGAATGAACTTGGCCATTTTTTGTTTGGATTACCAAGGACAAAGCCCAATTCATACACCGAGTCTTTCAAAATGCCTGCCTGCACTTTTCACACTCTAGCAAACATGAGCTTCTCTTCTCTGAAGGAGTGCATGATCCATTCTGCAGGTTTTCGCCTGGCCCAAGATGCTTGGCCTGTGCTACAGGTTTTCATATCTTCAACCCCCAGCTCTTCACGACTGATCTGGCCCCTCTAGAGGCCATCTCCCATGTACAGGAAACCAGAGCTTTTGGATACCAGAGTTTTGCCTAGAACTTCGGTGACAATGGCTGCCTCCATAACTGAATTCCAAGGATGTTCTATGGGCCTGAATCCCAAatagaaaatacttgcaaagctGAGGTCAGCCTGGGATCCATAAtcctcctctgtctccccatGGTACAAGACTAGACCATTCTGAAGCCAGCATGGTGGCATAATCGGACATCTGTGAGGTGCAAGGCTCTGCAAGCATATAGGGGCTTCTAATGTAAAGCCAGCTAGATGCCCCTGGATACGTGTCTGATGGCCAGAAAACTCCATGACGTTAGACGTAGGTAGGCTCTGCAGAGACGTGAGAATAGCTGAAGTTACAGGGAAAGGGAAGCTAGTTGAAAATGAATATGTGAAGAAACACACATCTTTATACTTAAAGTTATCTGTACCTTTCCACAAAGGGCTGGAAACAGTTTCAAAACTAAATACAGGGTATGATGATCCTTTAAAAATTCCTCCCGAACTCCTTTAAAGGACAAAAACATAGATGTGATATCAGGTACCTGGAATGATCTAGTCACTGTAATTGTCCTGAAACTAAGAAAAACCACACAATTGTGCTAGGTTACATCATTTGTCAGCGACAGATCACAAGAAACAGACAGTTTGGGGGACTTTTTTGTTCTGGAACATACTTTCTCTTGGCACTGAGTAAATAGGGTAGTGGGTAACAAAGAAGGCAATTCCCtttctataaaaaaggaaaaaaagagcactacagaatataattttctatattgATTCTCTGAAAAAATAGAGCCCCAATATTTGGGCTTATTGCTGTACAGACATTTCTTTGGGACGCTAGCATGATCTGGCTCAGTTCTACTGCTTCCCAGTGATCTCAGTTCCTATTGAGCCCAGAGTTTAGAAAACTCAGGGAAATACAAGGCCCGGTTGCCTGTCTGGCCTTTCCTCTCTCAAATCTCTGTTGCACACAGCACACACCTTTGAATGGGCTAAAGGCATCCTTCCACAGCCATGGTCCCTGACAAGTTCTGAAATACTCACTTGCTGTGCCATCAAGACAAGTGTCCCTGGGCTGGAAGAAGCTGTTGGTTGTGAGGCAGTGCTTATATTTGGGGCCTTACTGTATCTGCATGTCTGTAATTTCTGAAATGTTCTCTCAGTTGTATAGCTAACTTAAATGTAATGGTTAGGATGAAATTCACTTTTTGGCGCGAAGTTCTGCAGTTGAGTATGTACTGTCCTTTATAGCTTTCCTTTAGAGAATGAGTTTCCTTTACAGattatctttgaaaaataatgaaaaacaaagaacttaGAAAACCAACCATAAGAAGCTGTAAATTCCCATAAGAAGATGATTCTTCCACGATAATCAGGGCACCACTGCTAGCAGCCTGGAGGCTAAATTTCAAGTACTCTACCTCACCACTTCTGCCTTTTCAGTCCCTACTCTTCCAGAGATCATCACTGATGACCAGTTGGGAGGCTGAGAATCTGTAATGTGCATGGTTACTTTGATAAAGAGAACTTTCAGGTCCATCACTGAATGGGGAAACATGCTCCTTGGGCTTCTTGGTAAAGCACACCTTGGGAGGGCAATCGTAGGGGCTATACAGCTCAGACCTTCGGGTTAGAGCAGAATCACTGGAACCAGAGGTGAACTAAACACCCTGGTGGGATAACCAATGCCCTGGCATTGTGGAGCTTCTCAAATGTCTGGCTCAACAGGCAATGGGTAGTGGAGTTCAGTGACCTGCGGTGAGCTCTGCCTGGGTCCTGCTCAGACCTTGTTTTGGCCCCCATTCGTGTCCTTGTCTTACTTGTTCATGTCTCCTCTTAGCTCTGTCCTTAGCCATGACCTCAGACCTGTTTCTAGGCAGAAGCCTAACTTAAGCCCTGATCTCTGCACCAGGCCTGGCCCCTTTGTCCACCCATTCAAGGTGCTTCCATAGGGCAGTGGGCAGGTGCGTTAAAGTCCAGAACTGTGAAAGGAGCAACTTGCTGGCTCacggtccccccaccccacttgcTACTTGTACCCAGCCACCACCAGAAAACCTGGGACATGGGTTGAGAAGCCATgcattgtctttttattattttaacatctttctcAGGAATCTTCAAGGGTAAGATCAACATGGATAATTTTAAGCTAGGCCAGTGATCTGAAGTTAAGGTGTTCTTTCTCCTGAAATGCCTTAACTCTTCAGAATGATTGAGGAACTTTAAGCTTGCCATAGTTACTCATAAATTAGCACTTGGCAGATACAGAAAGATCTGTTTATTACTGCATATAGtctgtaagatttttttaaattttaaaataactatagatGCACAGgaaattgcaaaaataatacagagagaccCCATGCAGCCTTCACTTAAATTCCACCAATGGTTACATCTTATGTAACTATAGTACAgtttcaaaaccaggaaattgacattggtatgATATGTATGCATAGTTCTTTGTCCTTTTTATCATATGTGTAGATTCTTGAAACCACCACCACTATCAACATATGCAATCACTTTCATCACAGCAAAGATACCTCTTATGCTACCACTTCCTGGTTATGCCCACCCTCTAACACGGCTCATCATCCTTAACccatggcaaccactgatctgtttttcatctctaccattttatCGTTCAgagaattttctataaatggaatcgtagAGTCTGTGACCTTTGGAGATAGGCCTTTTTTTACTCAGAATGatgcccttgagatccatccaagttgttgtgtaTATCATATgctcctttttactgctgaatagtaTCCCATGATATGGATATACCAGAACTGGTTTAACCACTTGCCTCTTGAGGGAAGTTTgcttgtttctagtttggggctattacaagtAAAGAAGACAATCCACATTTAATGTCATTATCAAGATGTTAGGACATAAGTCTGccatttcatttctcatttcctgttttttcctctgttgttcatttctgtctctttttcctgCCTACCTTTGCATTACTGAAAGATTTGTTAAAATTCTACTTTGATTTGTCTAtagtattttgggtttttttggtataAATTCTTTGTATAGATTTTAGTTGCTTGAGGTATTGCATTTTACATACATAACTTATAAGAGGCAACTGGTGTTGGGATTTCACCAGTTCAAGTGAAGTGTAGAGACCATAAGTCTTTTAAGTCTTAAAgtcttcttttcagtttttaactGTCTATAATTTATGTCTatcattttcttaaacatttcctctatataaatttaaaaaacacacacaaaatatttcccAAAGTCATTTTCACACACAGATAGTCTAAAGCAAGAGAGGCAAAATGAATTTAAGAAGCAAGTCAGTGGTTTGGCCGGCACTGGAGAGCCTGGCTTCCGGAACGTTCCCCTTGCCACTCTCTTCTCCTAACTGAGGGCTTTTCTTCTTCAGAGCTGATTAGCCTTCAAGTTTTTGTCATAAGCTACTCTAGGGAGATGTTGAGCGTATCCTAGGGATGAAGAGACCAAGGCAATTACTCCAGGTCATGGAGGCAAAACACGGCAAGGGCAGAGGTCGCACGGGGGTCACCTAGGTCACGCCTGGTTTTCAGAGAGGGTGGTGACTGGGTTATAACATGTGAATAGGGGTTTTGTTCtatttgaagaaagagaaaaccctGTGACTTTCCTGTCAAGTATTTTGGGGCCTAAtatactctccagaaagtaaaGACGACTGCAGTATTTTAGGGCATGAGGGAACATTAACATTAAACCCTTCcttgacagaaaaagaaataaaatatagaagatGTTTCCTAACTGAGTTCTATCTCCCATCTTCAATTCATCTTACTGCCCGGGTTTTCTGATGAACCAGGGGTCTAAGGTGAATGTACCCTGGGGCAAATCAAAGCCCCCTGCTTGTTTATTCCTCAATCCTGGTGCAGTTCAATGCACTTAAAACCCCTTCCTAAGACACAGCTATAAGAATGAAAGCAGCATAAAGCACCTAGAGATCAAGGATGGCAAAAAATGTCATCTTGCATGCCAGCCACTCAGTTGGAGGTAAATCCAGGAGAGGTGCTGGAGAGAGATTTTGGAAACCAAGCACAGTGGAGGAAGTTGCTGCAATGGTCAGGAGAGGGGGTAGAGGGGCATACCTGGGGTCCAGACCAAGACCCTTTGTAGGGGCACAGGGAGATCTTTTTCCTTAACTCATTAATTCTGAAGAAAAAGTGTCTCGAGTGGGAGGAATAGAAATGCTCAGTATCTAGATAACTAGCCATCACTTTCTGTTTGGCTCAAATGCCCCTGCATGGATTCTGTGCTTCTTGGGTCAGAGATGAAGTATATAAAATAGCAGGATGGCTACTTAGGGACATGTTCAAGGCCCAACAGTCTAGTGGGGTCTCCCGGGCCTAAGGCATGACATCTCATCATGCACTTCACAGACATGTGTCCTCCTCTCATCTGTAGAAGGGCTTCTAAGAAATCATTGAGGACattaaatgaagggaaaaatataaagaatgacaTTCAGTGCTTACAAGGGTGCAGTGAAATGAGTTCCCTAATATATTACTGGTAGATATATAAATGGGTGTAAACTTTTTATAAGCTACTTACTAGCATgtatcaaaaattatttaaaaaccacACCCTTtaatacaacattaaaaaaatcttaatcaTACAGGCCTCATCACAAAATGATTTCTATTAgtgaaaaacaggaaacaacttaaatgtccaacaataacTTAGTTATGTATATCCATGTTTGACTATCGTACAGATGTTTTAAATTATGGTTATTAAGACCATGTAACCACATGGGTTTCAAAGCAGGATAAAAATGATGTGAATGCTATTATTttaactatgtataaaatatacacagaaaaataacTGGTAAGGAAATCTGTCAGTATTACAGCTGGCTTACACTGTAGAATTGTGGATACTTTaagctgctatatttaaaactatGTTGTGGTATTGTTACTTTtataatagaaaacatttaagaaagagaaaaactgaaaagggaATTTTGAATCTATATCTTCAGAGATTTTAGAAATATGATAGAGTTGTCACAGCTAagcatttcaaaggaaaataagcaGTGAGGAGTGAAGAAATGAAGTATGCTGTCTGCTGTGGTTtataacatgaaaaagaaatacgtTAGTCACGCTGAACTAATGGATATTTATCTCTCAGGGCTTTTCCACTGACCACTACAAAACTTGCCGCCAACACAGGAAAGCtttgatttaaaacaaacaacaacgaAAAACTTTCCTAAGGATATCTTCCTTGATCCCTTTCTTTTAGGCAGTATAAAGGTGTGAGTGAGTGGTACAGGGAAGGTTCTCAGCTAGTGTGAGTTCTACCAACAGATCTAGAGTGACTGAAGACACTGTTCAGAGTAGTATTTCAGCTTTAAGATGCACCGAGCTCTAGTTCTTAGAGAGAACAGACTTCTACTGAGTACTCACTCTGTGAGCTATCTGCTTGAGACGCATGACAACGCTTGGAGTTGGGCTGGTAttactcccactttacagatgaaaggACCAAAGCTAAGTAAAATGTCCAGGGAGATGGCAAGTAAGAAGCAGAGCTGCTCTGGGCTCAGATCTGTCCAACTGCAGAGCCTTTGGCTTTTTCTCTATGCCAGGCTGGCCCTGCACACCACTAGGCTCTGATCTCCTAACTTCCTCAAACAATGGCATTATAAGGAACAAAGTCTTCTTTCAACTTGTCTTCCCTACAGGTTGCAAAGGGCAAGACAAGCTTTCCCCCGTTGGACACAGTCCctgcacctagcacagtgcctagtaaGGTGTTTATCTATTGACTACACCAACCCCTAGCTGCACCCATTCTTTCCTTATTCCACAAAGGTCTGGAAAAACATCAGACATAATAAGATGGGAGTGAACCTCATTCATTCACAGCCAGTCAAGGGCTTGCAGGTTTAGTCTAGAAAGCTCCTAGAGCAAACTACGCAAgtgcagaaaagagaaagggatagGACTGCTTAGAGCCCAAGATGTTAATGCCAATACTTAATGATAATAtctgcccatctctgtggtccaGTTTTGTCCCCTTCCCAAGACTATATGTCCATCTGCCCGCCTACCAGCCCATGCTTAGAGATGCCTGACTTTTGAAGCCTGGCCCAAAGCATTCCAGTAGAACAGGCTCCACACTGGGGAGCTGGTAGTTGGTCCAGAAATGTGTGATAATGAGACTAAGAGTGTGCTGGCTGTATCAGCTGCCCAGGCCACGGGCTGTAGGCAGGAGAGTTCTGGGGCAGAAGTAAGACAGATGTCCCTTTCCTGACTCATTGTGCTTGTATGTGCGGGTGTGTGCATGCAGAGAAGACAGAAGTGTACGGAGTGGCAAAGAACTAAAAGCCCTTCAGTCAACAAAATCACAAGCCAAGGAGGTAGGGAAAGGTATTTTATGGGCTTGGCTGGAGGAGCTAATCGCAGTAACGGAAGAATCCCTCAGTTCTGTGAGGATGTAGCCCATTGTCATCttgcctccctcccttttcccttcctgcCTTAGGGTCAGGGTCCCAGGTCACCTCCAATCTTCCTGGGATTCATTGGCCATGGAGTTGTGTGAGACCAAACTGGAAAAGATGGCCCTTCTCGGTTCCACCGTGGCCATGCTTTTGATTTTGTTCAGCTTGTCCTGGGCCTGTTCGCATTTTCTCAGGCAAGGCCCACATAGATCCTTCTCCTCCACCAGATATAGGTTGTCCGACCTCTTGATGGAATCTATGAACGTATCTGACTCCTCTGCTTTGGGAAAGGGGTTTCGCTCTGTGTTGAGCTTTTTCAGCTTGGGGAGCTTGGAGATGTTGTTGGGGATGGTGCTCAGCAGGTTGTCATGGAGCCCCACCTCCTGGAGCTCCTTCAGAGCGCCTAGCGTGGTGGGAACGCGGTCCAGGTGGTTCAGACCGAAGTTCACAGTGCGGATATTCTTGAGCTGATTGAGCTCCACAGGCAGCCCATCGGTGGTCAGCCTGTTGTTGCTGACATTGAGGTAGATCAGAGAGGTCATCTGGCCGATGGACTTAGGGAGCTTGTCAATATAGTTGCTGTGCAAGTCCAGCCACCGCAGGTTCTGGAACTTGGAGATTGAGTCAGGAATCTTCCTGATCATATTCCGGCTAAGGTTGAGCTCATCTACATCATTGAGTCGCAGAATACACTTGGGAAAGGTGGTAATTCCCATCTTGCTCAAGTCAAGGCGTTTCTTCCCATCAAATGTGATCTTGATACAATTCTTGGCCACGCTGAGGGTGATCTTTTTACCCTTGGGGCGTTTCCCGCCCTTGGCCATGTTCTTTTAGTAAGGGGGTATGTTTGAAGTATGTTGTTCTGATTGACTGGTGATCAGTTAGAGAAAAAAGTCACATGAAACTGCTAGAAGATAGACTCTGGtaagaagagaaaagatattCAGTTAGGAGATGACATAAGGGTACTGGACTCCCCCCACATCATAATGCTTCACTTTCTAATGGtttgaaaggagagaaagaggggagtGGAGAGGAATTAGGTCATCAGCAGAAATATCCTAGCCGAAGATCTTCAGCAGTTGAATGCCCTCTTCAGACCTCAGTGCTCCCAGATGTAAAATGGGAGGTTCAGGGTTGGCCTGAAGGGTGCTCAACTCCCCTCTGGCTGTGCCATTCCCCGACTTAGGAATCTCTCCATTGTCCTGGACTTTCACATATTCCCCctcctgggtgtgtgtggggagggtcGGGGGATAATGTCTTGGATATCTGCCATTTCCCAGACCCTCACTTAAATCTAGTCTTTTCTTAGAGTTATCCCACAAGTTCCTAGGGTGGGACTGCTGAGTTCTCAGAAGCAACATAGCCTGGATATAAGGGAATAAAGGTGGGAGTTAAGAATGACTTGTGTATTAcacccctcctctccttctggacCCAGAGGAACTAGTCAGGCCTTGGCTACTATAACTGCAGTGCAAATAAAAGCAGCACAGAGAAGTCTTTGCTCAGCCCCCAGGTAGGAAAATGTGCCTACACCATGCCCATGAGCACGGAAGAGGGGGCCAGGGTGGAGCCTGGCAGAATTGAAGAGAATGCTGCCTTCTCTCACCTCCTACCCACCTTGTCTTCCTCCCCTCACACTCTTCACACTGAGATCCAGCTGTAGACACCTCTGCACCGATAGGTGTGATAACAGATTTCTGCCATCGGAGAAGTAGAACGTACAGAGTGGCGGGTAGTTTCTGGCCTCACAGTGCTTGCTTAGAAGTCCAGTTCTACCataaataatttgcttaaatTTTCAGTGCCTCGATTTCCTTATTTGTGAAAACAGCTCCCATTTAGGACTCTAAGGGAGTGTAAATTATCTAAACTATAAAGCGCTTgcagcagtgtctggcacatagtaaatgctggaTAATGTTAACTATTAAACATTACTATCAGGAACTTTGCACATATTGATTTTAATCTTCAACAATCCAGCAAGATCCACAGGCTTATCTCCACTATAAAGAGAAGAAGACCGAGGCTCAGGAGTGAGGAAGGTCTACAGTCAAGAGGAGGATGCAAGCGGCCTGCCTGTTCTAGAGGCTCTTTTCTTTTCTACAGCTTGGTGTCTCTTGCTTGCTGATACGCTATTTCGGACCAAGCTCCCACTCTGGACAGAAGCGTGCTGTCAGGAGATAAATGCTCGCACTGCTTCCTCCATCTCCCAGTAGGGATGGGTGGGAGAGGTGCTCTGCGCTTTCTCTACTTCATCATCCAGGCCCTTTATCAGGAACCATGTTTGTGTAACACATGGAGCACCAGCAGTCAGGCTGTGTGAGCCTAGTATCACATGTTTTCCTTGTACAGTAATCCTCAGTGCCAAAGGCAAGTAGGTAGAAATGCCTCCCACATGCTTATTATAAATCCTGCTCTTGCCACTCCTGGCTGAAGGTTTGAGGATTCCACCCTATGCAAGTCCTACTGGATCAGAGCCTCCTGAGATGGATGTAACCCTCCAC
This genomic window contains:
- the LRRC18 gene encoding leucine-rich repeat-containing protein 18; this encodes MAKGGKRPKGKKITLSVAKNCIKITFDGKKRLDLSKMGITTFPKCILRLNDVDELNLSRNMIRKIPDSISKFQNLRWLDLHSNYIDKLPKSIGQMTSLIYLNVSNNRLTTDGLPVELNQLKNIRTVNFGLNHLDRVPTTLGALKELQEVGLHDNLLSTIPNNISKLPKLKKLNTERNPFPKAEESDTFIDSIKRSDNLYLVEEKDLCGPCLRKCEQAQDKLNKIKSMATVEPRRAIFSSLVSHNSMANESQEDWR